The DNA region AGCCGCGCGTAGCGGCCGCCCAGGGCCACCAACTCCCCGTGCGTGCCCTGCTCCACGACGCGCCCCGCGTCCAGCACGGCGATCCGGTCGGCCGCCATCGCCTGGGTCAGCCGGTGGGCCACGAACAGCGTGGTCCGACCGGCGCAGGCGGCCTGGACGGCCCGCTCCAGCTCGGCGGCGCCCTCGCTGCCCGCCTCCGCGGTCGACTCGTCGAGCACCACCACCGGCGCCCGGCCCAGCACCAGCCGGGCCAGGGCGACATGGGCGACCTTGGTGCCGTCCAGCCGCTCACCGCCCTCGCCGACCGCCGTGTACAGCCCGTCGGGCAGCGCCTCGACCCACTCCCCGGCGCCCACCGTGCGCAGCGCGGCCGCCAATTCGGCGTCGGTGGCCCCCGGCGCGGCCAGCCGCAGGTCGTCGGCGAGCGGCCCGGAGAACACGTGCGTCTCCTGGGTCAGGAAGCTCACCAGCGCCCTCGCCCCGACCTCGTCCAGATCGGCGAGGTCGGCCGGTCCGACGCGCACCGAGCCGGACTGCGGGGACTCGATGCCCGCGACGAGCGCGGCCAGGGTCGTCTTGCCGGCGCCCGTCGCGCCCACCAGGGCCAGCGAACCCCCCGCCGGGATCACCAGGCTGACGTCCCGCAGGACCGGCTCCTCCGCACCCGGGTAGGTGAACGTCAGCCCCTCCACCGTCACCGGGTACGCCGTACCGTCCCGCCGTGCGGCGGTCGGCGCGGTGGTGGTCTGCGCGGTGGTGGTCGGCGCGGTGCCGTCCTGCGCCGTGCCGTCCTGCGCCGTACCGTCCGGCCGCGTGCCGTCCGGCGCCGTGGCGGTCGGGTCGCCCACCAGCCGCTCCGCCGTGGACTCCGTCAGCACCCCGACCAGCCGGGTCAGGCTCGCGCCCGACTTCTGCGCCTCGTCGAAGGTGAACATGATGGCGCCCAGCGGCGTGAACAGGCGGTGGAACACCAGCGGGGCCGCCGACACGTCACCGAGGCTGGCGGAGCCGGTCTCCAGCAGGGCGTAGCCCACCACGAGGATCAGGACCAGGCCGATGAACTCCGCGCGGTTCTCCCTGCCGACGAACCGGCCGAAGAAGCGGAACACCTCGATGCCGTAGTCCCGCACCCGCTGCGAGTCGTCGGCGACCCGGCCGCGGAACTTCTCCTCCAGGCGGTAGGCCCGCACCGTCTCGATGCCGTTCAGACCGCTGATCAGTGCCTGCGCGCGGTCGGCCTGGGCGGCCCGCTGCTTCCGGTAGAGCGGCGCGGACCGGGGAAGGTACCAGCGCAGCGCCAGGGCGTACGCGGGCAGCGCGCACGCCCCCGCCAGGCCGAGCCGCCAGTCGAGCCCGAACATGCCGATGGTGGCGACGGCCACCAGCACGCCGGCGGAGAACACCGTGGGGATGGCCGAGCGGATGCCCCTGGACAGGAGGGCGACGTCGTCGCCGACCCGGGACAGGACGTCGCCGCGGCCCACCTGTTCGACCCGGGCGACCGGCATGCCCAGCACGGCCCGGACGGCGCCCTCGCGCAGGTGCGCGAGCAGGTCGGCGCCCAGACGCCCGATCAGGTAGGTCGACAGCGCGGTGGCCGCCGCACCGAGCAGTGCGGCGACCACCATCAGCGCGCCGACGGAGACCAGGGCCGAACGCGGCTCGCCCCCGGCCACGCCGTCGACCACGCGGCCGAGCAGGAGCACCGGGAGCATCTGGAGCGCCGCCCCGGCCACCGTGCTGACCACGGTGGCCGCCGTCAGCCACGGCGTGGCGCGGCAGTGGGCCGCGACCCAGCGGGCCGCCTCGCGGCCGCTCGTCGTGCGCAGGGCGGCCGGGGCGACGCGTGTCTCCGTGGTGCTCACACCTGGGTCCTCTCTTTCGGATCAGTGCGCGGCGTGATCCGGGGAAGCGGACCCGGGCCCGTCTCCCGGCCCCCGCCCGGATCCGGCAGGGCCCCTGGGAACGGCCCCTAGCCGACCGACTTGACGAGCTCGTCGATGGCGAACGGCAGGGAGAGCAGGGTCGCCTGCGACATCGCCGCCCCGACCGCCGGACCCTCACTGTCCAGCAGGTACGACACCTTGCCGGCCTTCGACACCTTCAGGTTGGTGAAGAGGTCGAACTTCTTCAGCGCGTCCGTGTCGGCCTTGTCGTTGATGACGAAGACGCGGTCGACGTCGACGAGGTCCATGCGCTCCGGGGAGAGCTGCGTGGAGAACCCGCTCCCCGCGATCCTGTCGATCTCGGTCTGGCCCTTGAAGCCCATCCCGGTGAGGAGCTGCCCGCGCACGTCGGTGGTGGTGAAGGGCGTGACCGAGTCCTTGTACCAGGAGAGCGCGACGGCGGTCTGGCCGGCGAACTCCGGGTGAGCCGTCTTGACCGCGGCGAGCTTGTCCTGGATGCCCTGGACCAGCTGCTTGCCCTCGTCGGCCTTGCCCAGCGCCTTGGCGATGTGGAGGGCGTTGTCCTGCCACGGAGCGCTGAACGGCTCCTTCTCGGCCTTCGTGCGGCCGACCGTCGGCGCGATCTTGGAGAGCTTGTCGTAGGCGGCCTGGTCGATCTCGGAGTAGACCGCGATGATCAGGTCGGGCCGCAGGGCGGCGATCTTCTCGAAGTTGGGGCCGGCGTCGCCGTTGTTCAGCACGACCTCGGGACGGGCGTCGCCCCACTTGTCCTTCACCCAGGGCCACTGCGTGTTGATGTCGGGGCTCTGGCCCGCCGGGTTCGGGTACTGGTCGACCATGCCGACCGGCTTGACGCCGAACGCGAGGATGGTCTGGTCGTCGGTGTAGCCGACGGACACGACCCGCTTGGGGGCCTTGTCC from Kitasatospora sp. NBC_00458 includes:
- a CDS encoding ABC transporter ATP-binding protein, whose protein sequence is MSTTETRVAPAALRTTSGREAARWVAAHCRATPWLTAATVVSTVAGAALQMLPVLLLGRVVDGVAGGEPRSALVSVGALMVVAALLGAAATALSTYLIGRLGADLLAHLREGAVRAVLGMPVARVEQVGRGDVLSRVGDDVALLSRGIRSAIPTVFSAGVLVAVATIGMFGLDWRLGLAGACALPAYALALRWYLPRSAPLYRKQRAAQADRAQALISGLNGIETVRAYRLEEKFRGRVADDSQRVRDYGIEVFRFFGRFVGRENRAEFIGLVLILVVGYALLETGSASLGDVSAAPLVFHRLFTPLGAIMFTFDEAQKSGASLTRLVGVLTESTAERLVGDPTATAPDGTRPDGTAQDGTAQDGTAPTTTAQTTTAPTAARRDGTAYPVTVEGLTFTYPGAEEPVLRDVSLVIPAGGSLALVGATGAGKTTLAALVAGIESPQSGSVRVGPADLADLDEVGARALVSFLTQETHVFSGPLADDLRLAAPGATDAELAAALRTVGAGEWVEALPDGLYTAVGEGGERLDGTKVAHVALARLVLGRAPVVVLDESTAEAGSEGAAELERAVQAACAGRTTLFVAHRLTQAMAADRIAVLDAGRVVEQGTHGELVALGGRYARLWRAWRGEDRGSIT
- a CDS encoding iron-siderophore ABC transporter substrate-binding protein, giving the protein MLLDRMTRTKPWRRLAAAVSVAALGAGLLAGCGSDSAAKGGSDAAGAPAASGAFPVTVEHAFGTTKVDKAPKRVVSVGYTDDQTILAFGVKPVGMVDQYPNPAGQSPDINTQWPWVKDKWGDARPEVVLNNGDAGPNFEKIAALRPDLIIAVYSEIDQAAYDKLSKIAPTVGRTKAEKEPFSAPWQDNALHIAKALGKADEGKQLVQGIQDKLAAVKTAHPEFAGQTAVALSWYKDSVTPFTTTDVRGQLLTGMGFKGQTEIDRIAGSGFSTQLSPERMDLVDVDRVFVINDKADTDALKKFDLFTNLKVSKAGKVSYLLDSEGPAVGAAMSQATLLSLPFAIDELVKSVG